In the Variovorax sp. S12S4 genome, one interval contains:
- a CDS encoding DMT family transporter, protein MVGHFGMVDITAARFAVFGAISGLAVFTRPASLRWPNRRQAMAALGLSVLGFSGYYLLLAFGIAAAGTEVPSLIIGTIPVWMMLLGRPAGLRMRALLPGLVLTGAGIALMVYGAWSAQHGTAGNGVRFGWGIALALCAMASWTVYGLLNAAWLQRHTELNATDWANWLGIATGVGALLLWMVAGSDVATLRAQPQGMLFVWLALAGGFGSSWLATILWNIASQRLSASLCGQLIVSETLFALLYSFLWDGRWPQATELAAALLFVLGILASIKAHR, encoded by the coding sequence ATGGTCGGGCACTTCGGCATGGTCGACATCACGGCCGCGCGCTTCGCGGTGTTCGGCGCCATCTCGGGCCTGGCGGTGTTCACGCGGCCCGCGTCGCTGCGCTGGCCGAACAGGCGCCAGGCGATGGCGGCGCTGGGCCTCAGCGTGCTGGGCTTCAGCGGCTACTACCTGCTGCTGGCCTTCGGCATTGCGGCGGCGGGCACCGAGGTGCCCAGCCTCATCATCGGCACCATCCCGGTCTGGATGATGCTGCTCGGCCGGCCCGCGGGGCTGCGCATGCGGGCACTGCTGCCCGGCCTGGTGCTCACGGGCGCGGGCATTGCGCTCATGGTCTACGGCGCCTGGTCGGCACAGCACGGCACGGCCGGCAACGGCGTTCGCTTCGGCTGGGGCATTGCATTGGCGCTCTGCGCCATGGCAAGCTGGACGGTGTATGGCTTGCTCAACGCCGCCTGGCTGCAGCGCCATACCGAGCTCAACGCGACCGACTGGGCCAACTGGCTCGGCATTGCGACCGGCGTGGGCGCCTTGCTGCTGTGGATGGTGGCCGGCAGCGACGTGGCCACGCTTCGCGCGCAGCCCCAAGGCATGCTCTTCGTCTGGCTCGCATTGGCGGGCGGGTTCGGCTCTTCATGGCTCGCTACCATTCTCTGGAACATCGCGAGCCAGCGCCTGTCGGCCAGCCTGTGCGGCCAGCTGATCGTGAGCGAGACGCTGTTCGCGCTGCTCTATTCATTTCTTTGGGACGGGCGCTGGCCGCAAGCCACCGAGCTGGCGGCCGCGCTCTTGTTCGTTCTTGGCATCCTCGCATCCATCAAGGCCCACCGATGA
- a CDS encoding SDR family oxidoreductase, which yields MAYSIDLSGRVAFVTGASSGLGAQFAKTLARAGAAVVLASRRVEKLKELRARIEGEGGDAHVVELDVTEIGSIKAAVARAETEVGAIDILVNNSGVSTTQRLQDVTPDDYDYIFDTNVKGSFFVAQEVGKRMLARAKGSAPGTYIGGRIINIASVAALKVMPQIGAYCMSKAAVVQMTKAMALEWGRFGINVNALCPGYITTELNEDHWASEGGAKLVSMLPRKRVGKPEDLDGLIVLLASGQSHFVNGAVIAADDGFAL from the coding sequence ATGGCTTACAGCATCGATCTTTCGGGCCGCGTGGCCTTCGTCACCGGCGCTTCCAGCGGGCTGGGCGCGCAGTTCGCGAAAACGCTGGCGCGCGCCGGTGCCGCCGTGGTGCTCGCGAGCCGCAGGGTCGAAAAGCTCAAGGAACTGCGCGCCCGCATCGAAGGCGAGGGCGGCGACGCTCACGTGGTCGAGCTCGACGTGACCGAAATCGGCAGCATCAAGGCCGCCGTGGCGCGCGCTGAAACCGAAGTGGGCGCTATCGACATCCTGGTCAACAACTCGGGCGTGAGCACCACCCAGCGCCTGCAGGACGTCACCCCCGACGACTACGACTACATCTTCGACACCAACGTGAAGGGCTCCTTCTTTGTTGCGCAAGAGGTCGGCAAGCGCATGCTGGCGCGCGCCAAGGGTTCGGCGCCGGGCACCTACATCGGCGGGCGCATCATCAACATCGCCTCGGTGGCGGCGCTCAAGGTCATGCCGCAGATCGGCGCCTACTGCATGAGCAAGGCCGCCGTGGTGCAGATGACCAAGGCCATGGCGCTCGAGTGGGGCCGCTTCGGCATCAACGTGAACGCGCTGTGCCCCGGCTACATCACCACAGAGCTCAACGAAGACCATTGGGCGTCCGAAGGCGGCGCCAAGCTCGTGAGCATGCTGCCGCGCAAGCGCGTGGGCAAGCCCGAAGACCTGGACGGCCTCATCGTGCTGCTGGCCAGCGGCCAGAGCCATTTCGTGAACGGCGCGGTGATTGCCGCCGACGACGGGTTCGCGCTCTGA
- a CDS encoding acyl-CoA thioesterase — MRIEIPEKKKLVYEMSIPIRWGDMDAMGHLNNGTYFRYLETARIDWIHSLGIQPTPGGEGMVIVNAFCNFYRQIEYPGSVLIKMYVSDPARTTFESWATMARAEAPDVICAAGGATTIWVDFPKQKALPLPDWLRAVVSE, encoded by the coding sequence ATGAGAATCGAAATTCCCGAAAAGAAGAAGCTCGTGTATGAAATGTCGATCCCGATCCGCTGGGGCGACATGGATGCCATGGGGCACCTGAACAACGGCACCTACTTTCGCTACCTGGAAACCGCGCGCATCGACTGGATACATTCGCTCGGCATCCAGCCCACCCCCGGCGGCGAAGGCATGGTGATCGTCAATGCCTTCTGCAATTTCTACCGCCAGATCGAGTATCCCGGCAGTGTGCTCATCAAGATGTACGTGAGCGACCCGGCGCGAACCACCTTCGAGAGCTGGGCCACCATGGCGCGGGCCGAGGCGCCCGACGTGATTTGCGCCGCGGGCGGGGCAACCACGATCTGGGTCGACTTTCCCAAGCAGAAAGCGCTGCCCTTGCCCGACTGGCTGCGCGCGGTGGTGAGCGAGTAG